In Molothrus ater isolate BHLD 08-10-18 breed brown headed cowbird chromosome 11, BPBGC_Mater_1.1, whole genome shotgun sequence, a genomic segment contains:
- the SELENOK gene encoding selenoprotein K isoform X2, protein MVYISNGQVLDNQSRAPWRLSSITDFFWSIADFVVLFFQSIIQPDLRRRGYTSSSYSGYHDGRGPPANPRRRMGRINHWGGGPSPPPMAGGG, encoded by the exons ATGGTGTACATCTCGAACG GACAAGTTTTGGATAACCAGAGTCGGGCTCCCTGGAGGTTGTCATCTATAACAGATTTCTTCTGGTCAATAGCAGATTTTGTGGTTCTGTT tttccaGAGCATTATTCAACCAGATTTAAGAAGAAGAGGCTACACATCTTCCTCCTATTCAGGATACCATGATGGAAGAgg gcCTCCAGCAAATCCTCGCCGTAGGATGGGCCGAATAAATCACTGGGGTGGAGGCCCCAGTCCACCACCAATGGCTGGAGGTGGATGA
- the SELENOK gene encoding selenoprotein K isoform X1, whose amino-acid sequence MVYISNGQVLDNQSRAPWRLSSITDFFWSIADFVVLFFQSIIQPDLRRRGYTSSSYSGYHDGRGPPANPRRRMGRINHWGGGPSPPPMAGGGUGR is encoded by the exons ATGGTGTACATCTCGAACG GACAAGTTTTGGATAACCAGAGTCGGGCTCCCTGGAGGTTGTCATCTATAACAGATTTCTTCTGGTCAATAGCAGATTTTGTGGTTCTGTT tttccaGAGCATTATTCAACCAGATTTAAGAAGAAGAGGCTACACATCTTCCTCCTATTCAGGATACCATGATGGAAGAgg gcCTCCAGCAAATCCTCGCCGTAGGATGGGCCGAATAAATCACTGGGGTGGAGGCCCCAGTCCACCACCAATGGCTGGAGGTGGATGAGGAAGGTAA